The genomic DNA CATGGCGACGGGGTTTGCGTTTCATACGCGTACCTCGCATTCGCCCTCTTTTTCATCCTTTCGCGCAGGTAAACAAGTTTGAGGACTTGCTTCAGAGGGAATCTCAATTACTGCATAAATATGATGAGCAGGCTGCTCATCCAGAAAGCTTCCAGCGGATTTCCAACTTATCGGGAATTGGTACACAGGTCAAATGGCAATCTTATTTATACAAAAATGTGCTAAAGAGCTATTAACTATTTGTATATAAAAGAAATTCAACTCTATTTACAACGTTTGTAAGCTGTGGTGAGACGCAGCGGAGTGTGATCTGACTCACTATATGAAAGCGGTATTATCGATGTAGCGTGCTGAATAGCCGTTTTTTAGCAGAATAATTCTCTACGATGAAATGCAAACCCGCATAAAGTCACTGTTTTTCAGTGCTGACGCTATAAGTGAAAAAAACAATCAGAACATAAGGAAAAGTAATCACAACTGGCGTGAATGAAATTGCAGTAATCCTGAGTATTTATTCATAGAGATAAAGGCCGTCCAGGGCGATTGATCCAGGTCATCGCCGACAGAGGCTAAAAATGGCAGGCTTGTCCCCTTTCTTTGGGACGGTCTATCAGATTATGCAGTTACAGAAATTAGTCAATATGTTTGGTGGGGATCTTTTGCAGCGTTATGGGCAAAAGGTTCACAAGCTGACGCTGCATGGCGGTTTTAGCTGCCCGAACCGTGACGGGACGATCGGGCGCGGGGGCTGTACTTTCTGTAATGTGGCGTCTTTTGCTGACGAAGCGCAGCAGCATCGTTCCATCGTCGAACAGCTGTCCCATCAGGCGGGTCTGGTCAACCGTGCGAAACAGTATCTGGCCTATTTCCAGGCCTACACTAGCACATGGGCGGAAGTACAGGTCTTGCGCTCCATGTATCAGCAGGCGGTAAGTCAGGCCAGTATCGTAGGGCTGTGTGTGGGCACCCGCCCGGACTGCGTGCCGGAAGCGGTACTGGACCTGCTCAGCGAGTACAAGGAACAAGGGTATGAGATCTGGCTGGAGCTGGGCCTGCAAAGTGCGCACGCCAAAACTCTGCACCGCATCAACCGTGGGCATGATTTCGCCTGTTACCAGCGCACCACACGTCTCGCGCGTGAGCGTGGGCTAAAGGTGTGCTCGCACCTGATTGTCGGCCTGCCAGGCGAAGGGCAGCAGCACGGTCTTGAGACACTGGAAAAGGTGGTCGAGACCGGTGTGGACGGAATTAAGCTGCATCCACTGCACATCGTAAAGGGCAGTATCATGGCCAAAGCCTGGGAAGCCGGGCGCTTAACCGGTATTGAGCTTGATGCGTATACGATGACGGCGGGGGAGATGATTCGGCACACCCCACCGGAGATTGTCTACCACCGCATCTCCGCCAGCGCCCGCCGTCCAACGCTTCTTGCACCGCTCTGGTGTGAGAACCGCTGGACGGGGATGGTTGAAATCGACCGTTATCTGCAAGAGCACGGCGTACAGGGGTCGGCGCTTGGTCGCCCCTGGGTTCCCCGCTTACCGGCGACGACCGCCTAACAGGCTCCCCAGCATGCCGCGTACAATCTGATTCGTGACCTGACGCGCTGCACTTTTCGCCATGGTCTGCACGACGCCATCGCGTTTGCCGCCGCGTGGTCCGGTTGTACCAAACAGGATATCCTTAAGCCCGCCCAGGATGCCGTCGTCCACGGCAACAGACTGGCCTTTGGCGGCAGGTGCGTCCTGGGATTCGGTGGTGGCCTGAACCCCTTTTTGCAGCATCTCGAATGCCGACTCGCGATCCACGTCGTCCTCATACTTACCATACAGCGGGGAGCGGTTAATCAGGCCGTTGCGTTCATCGTCCGTCACGGGTCCCATCCGGGAGCAAGGGGCAATCACCATTGCGCGCTCCACAACGGACGGGCTGCCTTTTGCATCCAGGAAAGAGATAAGCGCTTCACCGGTGCCCAACGCCTGGATGGCCGCTTCGGTATCAAATGCCGGGTTCGCTCGCATGGTTTGCGCGGCGGCTTTGACGGCCTTCTGATCTTTCGGCGTAAAGGCGCGCAGGGCATGCTGTACGCGGTTGCCAAGCTGTCCCAGCACGTTGTCAGGAATATCGGACGGGTTTTGCGAAACAAACCAGACGCCGACGCCTTTAGAGCGGATCAGGCGGATCACCTGTTCAATCTTATCCAGCAGAACCTGAGGCGCATCGTTAAACAGCAGGTGCGCTTCGTCGAAGAAGAAGACCAGCTTGGGTTTGTCGAGATCGCCGGCTTCGGGTAACTGCTCGTACAGTTCAGAGAGCAGCCACAGCAGGCTGGCGGCGTAGAGCTTCGGCATCTGGTAGAGCTTCTCTGAGCTCAGAATATTGATGATGCCTTTCCCGTTGCTGTCGGTGCGCATCCAGTCCTTGATATCCAGCATCGGCTCGCCAAAGAAATGTTCGGCACCCTGTTGCTCCAGGGTCAGTAACCCGCGCTGGATGGCCCCGACTGAGGCGCTGCTGATATTACCGTACTGGTTTTGGAACGATTTGGCGTTATCACCGATGTACTGGGTAATGGCCCGCAGATCTTTGAAATCAAGTAACAGCAGACCCTGGTCGTCGGCAATACGGAAGATGATATTCAGCACACCGGACTGCACATCGTTGAGGTTGAGCAGACGAGCCAGCAGCAGCGGACCAAGATCGGAGACGGTTGCACGTACCGGGTGACCTTTCTCACCAAAGATATCCCATAACACGACCGGATTGTTGTGCGGTGTCCAGTCCGTGATGCCGATATTTTTGAGTCGGTCGAGCAGTTTTTCGGAGGGAGTGCCTTCCTGAGCCACACCGGTTAAATCGCCTTTTACATCGGCCATAAAGACCGGTACGCCAATCTCTGAAAGCGACTCTGCCAGCTTCTGCAGGGTCACGGTTTTCCCCGTCCCGGTGGCCCCGGTGATGAGACCGTGGCGGTTGGCCATCGCGGGCAGTAAAAACAGCTCTTTGTCCAGCGTGCGGGCAATTAACAATGGTGTACTCATAATGCGCTTCCTCTCTTAGTCCTCGGTCGAGTATAGGCAACCTGACGGCAAAATGGCTGAGTAAATTGCTGACTTTGCGGCGCATTATCCAGCGCGGACTATGCTTTTGCATACGGTTCACAAAATTTTGGAAAACTATGTCCAGATTCTTCTTTAACGATCGCAAACAGCTGGTCAACGACGCCATCGAAGGCATACTGATTTCGGCACCACACGCTAATCTCGTCAAACTTGATATCGACCCGGCCATTCGGGTGGTGGCGCGCAGCGACTGGGATAAAAGCCGGGTGGCGGTCATTTCAGGCGGTGGCTCTGGTCACGAACCTGCACACGCCGGGTTTGTCGGCAAAGGGATGCTCACGGCAGCGGTGTGCGGGGATCTTTTTGCTTCGCCGAGCGTTGATGCGGTGCTGAACGCCATTGTGGCGGTAACGGGCGATCGGGGTTGTCTGCTGATCGTGAAAAATTACACCGGCGACCGGCTTAATTTCGGCCTGGCGGCAGAAAAAGCCAAGCGCTATGGCCTGAAGGTCGAGATGGTCATTGTCGCCGATGATATTGCCCTGCCGGAGAACAAGCAGCCGCGCGGTATCGCCGGTACGGCACTGGTACATAAAATCGCGGGCTATGCGGCAGAGCACGGCAAATCACTGACCGAGGTGCGCGATATCGCGCAACAGGCTTGCGATAATCTCTGGAGCCTGGGCGTGGCAATGCAAACCTGTAACCTGCCGGGCAGTGATGATGAAGAGGGGCGGATCAAGCAGGGGCACGTGGAGCTGGGGCTCGGGATCCACGGGGAGCCTGGTGCCTCGGTTGTCGATACGCAAAACAGCAAAGCCATCATCGACACGCTGGTCGAGCCGCTCAAAGCGCAGGCCGGTAACGGGCGTTTTGCCGTGCTTATCAATAACCTCGGCGGCGTGTCGGCGCTGGAGATGGCGTTGCTCACCAAAGAGCTGGCCCACTCGGCGCTGAAAGAAAATATCGCTTATCTGATTGGTCCGGCACCGCTGGTGAGTGCCCTGGATATGAAAGGCTTTTCGCTGACGTTGCTGAAGCTTAACGATCTGTTCGAAAAAGCTCTCCATGAAGAGGTGGAGACGTTGGGCTGGCAGAAGCCGGTGGCGTTTGCGCCGCTGCGCGTGCAGGAACATAGCGCGATCCATGACCGCGTGGAATATACCGCCTCGGACAATCCACGGGTCGCAGAGATCGTCTCCACGGTCACGCAGACGCTGATCCAGCTGGAAAACCGCCTCAATGCGCTGGATGCCAAAGTGGGTGATGGCGATACGGGCTCTACCTTTGCGCAAGGGGCGCGGGATATTGCGCAGCGTCTGGAGAAGAAACAGCTTCCGCTAAATGATGTGTCGACGCTGTTGCTGCTGGTTGGCGAGCGGCTGGCAACGGTTATGGGGGGCTCAAGCGGTGTGCTGATGTCGATCTTCTTTACCGCTGCCGGGCAGACGTTGCACGACGGTCAGCCGTTGCCGGAAGCGCTCTTCAGCGGGCTGGCGCAGATGAAGCAGTATGGTGGGGCAGATCTTGGCGATCGCACCTTGATCGATGCCCTGCAACCGGCGCTGGAGGCATTGCAGAAAGGCGACCTTCAGGCTGCTGCGCAGGCTGCGAACGCGGGCGCTGAGGCGACAGCGAATATGGTGAAAGCAGGTGCCGGACGTTCGTCGTATGTCAACAAAGAGAACCTGGAGGGTGTGACCGACCCGGGGGCCGTGGCGGTGGCAGAGGTGTTCAAGGCAATGACCGCAGCAAAACGGTAGCGTTTTGAGTATTACATCCTCTCCCGACGGGAGAGGATGTAGATGCGTGCAATCAGGCCGCACGCACCCCGCGCGTTCACATCAAAAATCCGCTTTCAACACCACGCGATAACGGGCTTTACCGTCACGCACATGCTGGATAGCTTCGTTGATCTTAGACATCGGATACAGTTCGGTGGTGGGCGCCACTTTAGTGCGTCCGGCAAACTTCATCAGTTTGCGCAATTCGAACGGCGTACCGGTTGCTGAACCGGAGACGCTGCGATCCCCCCCGATCAGCGTAAACGCAGGCACCGGCAGCGGTTTCATCACCGCACCGACGGTGTGGAAGTTACCGCCGTGGGCCAGCGCTTCAAAGTACGGTTGCCAGTCGAGATCGACGTTAACGGTATTGATGATCAGATCAAACTGACCTGCCAGCGATTTGAGCGCTTGCGGATCGCGGCTGTTGACTACCTTATCCGCCCCCATCGCCAGCACTTCTTTCTCTTTGGCCGGGTTCGAGCTAAACGCCGTGACTTCACAGCCCATCGCATGCAGCAGTTTAATTGCGATATGGCCCAGACCACCAATCCCGATGACACCCACACGGCTGGTGGCGGTGACATGATGCATCAGCAGCGGTTTGAATACGGTGATACCGCCGCACAGCAGCGGACCGGCAGATTCGATATCAATGCTGTCCGGCAGGGGAATAACCCATTGCCAGTCGGCACGCAGTTTATCGGCGAAACCGCCTTTGTTCAGAATGGTAGGGACTGCGCCTTCGAGGCAGTTAATTTGGTTACCGCTGATACAGGCATCGCAGTGACCACAGCTGCGCGCCGTCCAGCCAATACCCACGCGCTGGCCGACCTTCAGCCCTTTGTCCTGTGCGGCGCTACCGAGCGCCACAACGCGGCCAATGACTTCGTGGCCGGCAATCAGTGGATACTGTGAGAAGCCCCATTCATTGTCGATCATGGAGAGATCGGAGTGGCAGATCCCGCAGTAATCAACCTGCACTTCGACGTCTTCTGCTTTTAGGTCGCCCGCATCGTATTCGTACAGCTCAAGTTCTGCACCCGCCTGCGGTGCGGCGTAGCTTTTTATCTTCGACATCGTGTTTCCCCCGTTATGGTGTGAACTGAGAGTGTAGAGCATTCAGTTTACAGTCGCTTAACAGAAGAGGGCAGGAATGCCCTTTACAGAGTTTTCAGCATTCTGACTTCGCAATCGACGTGGCCGGTACAGCCCAGCGGCGCATCAATATGCGTAAAGCCCAGATGTTCATACAGGCCAATGGCCTCTTTGAGGAAGGCGGTTGTTTCCAGGTAACAGCGTTTAAAACCCTGAGTACGCGCATGTTCAAGGGCGATAAGCGCCAGCTTTTTCGCCAGCCCTTGCCCGCGTACCGACGGCAGAAAATACATTTTTTGCAGTTCGCAGATATCCGGCTCGCTGCAGCTTAAAGGCGCCACGCCACCGCCGCCCACGACCTGGCCGTTCTGCTCAATAACCCAATAGGCGTAGCCCGGCTGGCTGTACAACTGAAACAGCTCATCCAGATTCGGGTCGGCAACGGTATAGCCTTTGTCGGCGGTCAGGCCATACTCTGCGGAAACCGTTCGGATAACGGCGGCAATAGCCGGGTTGTCCTGCTCAGTGATCCGACGCATCGTCGTCGCGACGGGGGTAATCACGCTCATAGTCTTACTCATTACAAAAATTGACACACAACTGCTGTTAATAGCACCGCAGTAAAGGGAGCGCAAGCGAGGAGTTTTCAGGAAGGATACCCCTTACGCCCTGAAGCGTAAGGGGTAAAAGCATTACAGGGCTGCAATAACCGCCTGCTGCTCGATCAGTTTGGTCTTAGCATCGGCGAAGGCAACCAGACGCTCACGCTCTTTCGCGATAACCGCTTCCGGCGCGCGGGCAACAAAGCCTTCGTTCGCCAGTTTGCTTTCGATTTTGCCAATTTCCACATCGACCTTAGCCACTTCTTTTGCCAGACGGGCCAGCTCAGCGTCTTTGTCGATAAGACCTGCCATCGGGATCAGCAGCTCGGCGCCGTCGATGATTTTGGTCACGGATACCGGACCTTTGTCATCCGCAGGCAGCACGGTGATGCTTTCCAGACGCGCCATGGTTTTCAGGAAGGTGTTGTTCTCGGTGACACGGCGAACAGCAGCCTCACTGCAACCGCGCAGCAGCAGCTCCAGAGGTTTACCCGGGGCGATGTTCATTTCGGCACGGATATTACGTACCGCCACGATCGCCTGTTTCAGCCATTCGGTATCGGCTGACGCCGCTTCATCGACCTTCGCTGCATCGAATTCCGGGAACGGCTGCAGCATGATAGTGTCGGCGTTGATGCCGGCAATCACTTTCACACGCTGCCAGATGGTTTCGGTGATGAATGGAATAATCGGGTGCGCCAGACGCAGCAGACCTTCCAGAACGGTAATCAGCGTGTTGCGCGTACCGCGCAGTTCCGCTTCAGAACCGCCGTTCATTACCGGTTTTGCCAGCTCCAGGTACCAGTCACAGAACTGGTTCCAGGTGAATTCATACAGAATGCCCGCCGCGATATCGAAGCGGTAGCTGTCCAGCGCTTCGCGGAAGGCTTTTACCGTCTGGTTGAACTCTGCCAGGATCCAGCGATCGGCCAGAGACAGGGTCATCTCGCCGCCGTTGAAGCCGCAATCCTGATCTTCGGTGTTCATCAGCACGAAGCGGCTGGCGTTCCACAGCTTGTTACAGAAGTTACGGTAACCTTCCAGGCGCTTCATGTCCCAGTTGATGTCACGACCGGTTGAAGCCAGTGCCGCCAGAGTGAAACGCAGGGCGTCAGTACCGTGAGGTTCGATCCCATTCGGGAACTGTTTCTCAGTACGCTTGCGGATCTTCTCTGCCAGCTGCGGTTGCATCATGTTGCCGGTACGTTTTTCCAGCAGCTCTTCGAGGGAGATACCGTCAACCATGTCCAGCGGGTCGATAACGTTACCCTTGGACTTGGACATCTTCTGGCCTTCGTCGTCACGAATCAGACCGGTCATGTAGACGGTATGGAACGGAACCTGTGGCTTGCCGTTTTCATCTTTGATGAAGTGCATGGTCATCATGATCATGCGGGCGATCCAGAAGAAGATGATGTCGAAGCCGGACACCATCACGCTGGTTGGGTGGAACTGACGCAGCGCGTCGGTGTTCTCCGGCCAGCCCAGCGTGGAGAAGGTCCACAGTGCGGAGGAGAACCAGGTGTCCAGTACGTCTTCGTCCTGACGCAGGGCGACATCGGCACTCAGGTTGTTTTCCTGACGAACTTCATCTTCGCTGCGGCCAACATAGACGTTGCCTTCGCTGTCGTACCAGGCCGGGATACGGTGGCCCCACCACAGCTGACGGGAGATACACCAGTCCTGAATATCACGCATCCAGGAGAAGTACATGTTTTCATACTGCTTCGGCACAAACTGGATGTCGCCGTTCTCGACCGCTTCAACAGCCGGTTTCGCCAGCACGTCGGCGCGCACGTACCACTGGTCGGTCAGCATTGGCTCGATAACAACACCACCACGGTCACCGTACGGCACGGTCAGATCGTGAGGTTTGATCTCTTCCAGCAGGCCGAGTGCATCCACTGCAGCGACAATCGCTTTACGCGCGGCAAAACGTTCCATTTTCTGGAATTCAGCCGGAATGTCGCTGGAGTAAACGTCGGATTCGTTACCTTTGGTGTCATACACTTCCGCGCTTTCACGGATATCACCGTCGAACGTCAGAATGTTGATCATTGGCAGGGCGTGACGACGGCCCACTTCGTAGTCGTTGAAGTCGTGTGCCGGGGTGATTTTCACACAGCCGGTGCCTTTTTCCATGTCGGCGTGTTCATCGCCCACAACGGGAATGCGGCGGTTAACCAGCGGCAGCACCACGAATTTACCAATCAGATCTTTATAACGCGGATCTTCCGGGTTAACGGCCACGCCGGTATCGCCCAGCAGGGTTTCCGGACGGGTGGTCGCTACCACCAGGTAATCTTTACCGTCTGCCGTTTTAGCGCCGTCGGCCAGCGGATAGCGGATATGCCACATGGAGCCTTTAGACTCACGGTTTTCCACTTCCAGGTCGGAGATAGCGGTGCGCAGTTTAGGGTCCCAGTTTACCAGGCGCTTGCCACGGTAAATCAGGTCTTCTTTGTACAGACGGACAAACACTTCTTTAACGGCGTTGGAAAGGCCTTCGTCCATGGTGAAGCGCTCGCGCTCCCAGTCCACGGAGTTGCCAAGACGGCGCATCTGACGGGTGATGGTACCGCCGGATTCTGCTTTCCACTGCCAGATTTTATCGATGAACGCGTCGCGACCGTAGTCGTGGCGGGTTTTACCTTCTTCAGCGGCAATTTTACGCTCAACCACCATCTGGGTCGCGATACCCGCGTGGTCAGTCCCCGCCTGCCACAGGGTGTTTTTGCCCTGCATGCGCTGGTAGCGGATCATGGTATCCATGATGGTCTGCTGGAAGGCATGACCCATATGCAAACTGCCGGTGACGTTCGGCGGTGGGATCATGATGCAGAAGGACTCTTTGCTTTCATCGCCGTTAGGCTTGAAATAGCCCTGCTGTTCCCAGTGCTCGTAAAGCGGCTGTTCGATATCGCGTGGGTTATATGTCTTTTCCATTATTTCCAGGTTGCCGTATTCAGGTTAAAACCAGCCAGGCGGTACGCTTTATAGCGTTCGCGCGCCAGTTGTTTCAAAGATTCTTCGTAAGGGACAAAGTCTACCACTTCTGTGAAAGCGGTGGCAAAATCTGCAAAATCTATCCGCAGGCTAATCAGAATATCGCGCGCGCTGCTGTTGCGCTTTTGCGGCCAGGCAATCTCTACCGGTGCGCCGCCACGAGGGCCTTCGCCAGACAGATTATGCGGAACAAAACTCTCCGGCGGGCGTGCCCAGAGTGCTTCGTCAAGGCGGATGGCCTGCTGCTCATCTTCGCAGGCAATCAGAACGCGTTTACCTGCGCGCCAACGTTCTGCGGCAATTTCACACACCAGCTGTTCAACTGCGCTGAGGCCGTCCTGATGGGTGTCGTTGTCCAGAAGGTAGAACGTTGCATTCTTCATATATGGGGCTTCTTGTTGTGGATTTAAATGCAAGGCCGGGCTGACCCGGCCTACAAACGGCATCTTTCCGTAGGCCCGGTAAGCGTAGCGCTACCGGGCATCTGACGGCAATTACTCTTCGCCGTTAAAACCCGCACGATTGAGCAGGAACTGCGACAGTAACGCGACCGGACGACCGGTTGCGCCTTTGGCCTTACCGGAACGCCAGGCGGTACCTGCGATATCCAGATGCGCCCAGTTGTACTTACGGGTAAAGCGCGCCAGGAAGCAGCCCGCAGTAATTGCCCCGCCAGGACGACCGCCGATGTTCGCCATATCGGCGAAATTAGACTCCAGCTGTTCCTGGTACTCGTCACCCAGCGGCAGACGCCATGCGCGGTCACCGGCCTGTTCGGACGCGCCAATCAGCTCGTGCGCCAGAGGATTGTGGTTCGACATCAGCCCGGTGATGTGATGGCCCAGCGCAATCACACAGGCACCGGTCAGCGTGGCCACGTCAATGACCGCTTCAGGCTCGAAGCGCTCAACGTAGGTCAGCACGTCGCACAGCACCAGACGGCCTTCGGCGTCGGTGTTCAGCACTTCAACGGTCTGGCCGGACATGGTCGTCAGAACGTCACCCGGACGGTACGCACGACCGCCAGGCATGTTTTCACAGCCCGCCAGCACGCCAATGACGTTAATCGGCAGCTGAAGTTCCGCCACCATACGCATCACGCCATACACTGCTGCTGCACCACACATGTCGTACTTCATCTCGTCCATGCCTTCGGCAGGCTTGATGGAGATACCGCCGGAATCGAAGGTCAGACCCTTACCAACCAGCACAATCGGACGCGCATCTTCAGACGGGTTACCTTTGTACTCGATAACCGACATCAGCGACTCATTCTGGGAGCCGTTGCCGACTGCCAGATAGGAGTGCATTCCCAGCTCTTTCATCTGCTGTTCGCCGATGACGCGGGTGATGACATTTTTACTGTAGGCGTCAGCCAGCTGACGTGCCTGAGAGGCCAGATACGCTGCGTTACAGATGTTAGGCGGCATATTGCCCAGATCTTTTGCGGCTTTAATCCCGGCAGCAATCGCCAGGCCGTGCTGAATAGCGCGTTCACCGCTGGTCAGCTCGCGACGGGTCGGTACGTTAAAGACCATCTTACGCAGCGGACGACGTGGCTCGCTTTTGTTGGTTTTCAGCTGGTCGAAGCTGTACAGGCTCTCTTTTGCCGTTTCGACCGCCTGACGCACTTTCCAGTAGGTGTTACGGCCTTTGACGTGCAGCTCGGTCAGGAAGCAAACGGCTTCCATTGAGCCGGTATCATTCAGCGTATTAATCGTTTTCTGAATAACCTGCTTATACTGACGTTCATCCAGCTCGCGCTCTTTACCGCAGCCAATCAGCAGAATACGTTCAGACAGTACGTTTGGAACATGGTGCAG from Enterobacter ludwigii includes the following:
- a CDS encoding TIGR01212 family radical SAM protein (This family includes YhcC from E. coli K-12, an uncharacterized radical SAM protein.), which produces MQLQKLVNMFGGDLLQRYGQKVHKLTLHGGFSCPNRDGTIGRGGCTFCNVASFADEAQQHRSIVEQLSHQAGLVNRAKQYLAYFQAYTSTWAEVQVLRSMYQQAVSQASIVGLCVGTRPDCVPEAVLDLLSEYKEQGYEIWLELGLQSAHAKTLHRINRGHDFACYQRTTRLARERGLKVCSHLIVGLPGEGQQHGLETLEKVVETGVDGIKLHPLHIVKGSIMAKAWEAGRLTGIELDAYTMTAGEMIRHTPPEIVYHRISASARRPTLLAPLWCENRWTGMVEIDRYLQEHGVQGSALGRPWVPRLPATTA
- a CDS encoding helicase HerA-like C-terminal domain-containing protein; amino-acid sequence: MSTPLLIARTLDKELFLLPAMANRHGLITGATGTGKTVTLQKLAESLSEIGVPVFMADVKGDLTGVAQEGTPSEKLLDRLKNIGITDWTPHNNPVVLWDIFGEKGHPVRATVSDLGPLLLARLLNLNDVQSGVLNIIFRIADDQGLLLLDFKDLRAITQYIGDNAKSFQNQYGNISSASVGAIQRGLLTLEQQGAEHFFGEPMLDIKDWMRTDSNGKGIINILSSEKLYQMPKLYAASLLWLLSELYEQLPEAGDLDKPKLVFFFDEAHLLFNDAPQVLLDKIEQVIRLIRSKGVGVWFVSQNPSDIPDNVLGQLGNRVQHALRAFTPKDQKAVKAAAQTMRANPAFDTEAAIQALGTGEALISFLDAKGSPSVVERAMVIAPCSRMGPVTDDERNGLINRSPLYGKYEDDVDRESAFEMLQKGVQATTESQDAPAAKGQSVAVDDGILGGLKDILFGTTGPRGGKRDGVVQTMAKSAARQVTNQIVRGMLGSLLGGRRR
- a CDS encoding glycerone kinase translates to MSRFFFNDRKQLVNDAIEGILISAPHANLVKLDIDPAIRVVARSDWDKSRVAVISGGGSGHEPAHAGFVGKGMLTAAVCGDLFASPSVDAVLNAIVAVTGDRGCLLIVKNYTGDRLNFGLAAEKAKRYGLKVEMVIVADDIALPENKQPRGIAGTALVHKIAGYAAEHGKSLTEVRDIAQQACDNLWSLGVAMQTCNLPGSDDEEGRIKQGHVELGLGIHGEPGASVVDTQNSKAIIDTLVEPLKAQAGNGRFAVLINNLGGVSALEMALLTKELAHSALKENIAYLIGPAPLVSALDMKGFSLTLLKLNDLFEKALHEEVETLGWQKPVAFAPLRVQEHSAIHDRVEYTASDNPRVAEIVSTVTQTLIQLENRLNALDAKVGDGDTGSTFAQGARDIAQRLEKKQLPLNDVSTLLLLVGERLATVMGGSSGVLMSIFFTAAGQTLHDGQPLPEALFSGLAQMKQYGGADLGDRTLIDALQPALEALQKGDLQAAAQAANAGAEATANMVKAGAGRSSYVNKENLEGVTDPGAVAVAEVFKAMTAAKR
- the ahr gene encoding NADPH-dependent aldehyde reductase Ahr, whose product is MSKIKSYAAPQAGAELELYEYDAGDLKAEDVEVQVDYCGICHSDLSMIDNEWGFSQYPLIAGHEVIGRVVALGSAAQDKGLKVGQRVGIGWTARSCGHCDACISGNQINCLEGAVPTILNKGGFADKLRADWQWVIPLPDSIDIESAGPLLCGGITVFKPLLMHHVTATSRVGVIGIGGLGHIAIKLLHAMGCEVTAFSSNPAKEKEVLAMGADKVVNSRDPQALKSLAGQFDLIINTVNVDLDWQPYFEALAHGGNFHTVGAVMKPLPVPAFTLIGGDRSVSGSATGTPFELRKLMKFAGRTKVAPTTELYPMSKINEAIQHVRDGKARYRVVLKADF
- a CDS encoding GNAT family N-acetyltransferase; the protein is MSVITPVATTMRRITEQDNPAIAAVIRTVSAEYGLTADKGYTVADPNLDELFQLYSQPGYAYWVIEQNGQVVGGGGVAPLSCSEPDICELQKMYFLPSVRGQGLAKKLALIALEHARTQGFKRCYLETTAFLKEAIGLYEHLGFTHIDAPLGCTGHVDCEVRMLKTL
- a CDS encoding valine--tRNA ligase; translated protein: MEKTYNPRDIEQPLYEHWEQQGYFKPNGDESKESFCIMIPPPNVTGSLHMGHAFQQTIMDTMIRYQRMQGKNTLWQAGTDHAGIATQMVVERKIAAEEGKTRHDYGRDAFIDKIWQWKAESGGTITRQMRRLGNSVDWERERFTMDEGLSNAVKEVFVRLYKEDLIYRGKRLVNWDPKLRTAISDLEVENRESKGSMWHIRYPLADGAKTADGKDYLVVATTRPETLLGDTGVAVNPEDPRYKDLIGKFVVLPLVNRRIPVVGDEHADMEKGTGCVKITPAHDFNDYEVGRRHALPMINILTFDGDIRESAEVYDTKGNESDVYSSDIPAEFQKMERFAARKAIVAAVDALGLLEEIKPHDLTVPYGDRGGVVIEPMLTDQWYVRADVLAKPAVEAVENGDIQFVPKQYENMYFSWMRDIQDWCISRQLWWGHRIPAWYDSEGNVYVGRSEDEVRQENNLSADVALRQDEDVLDTWFSSALWTFSTLGWPENTDALRQFHPTSVMVSGFDIIFFWIARMIMMTMHFIKDENGKPQVPFHTVYMTGLIRDDEGQKMSKSKGNVIDPLDMVDGISLEELLEKRTGNMMQPQLAEKIRKRTEKQFPNGIEPHGTDALRFTLAALASTGRDINWDMKRLEGYRNFCNKLWNASRFVLMNTEDQDCGFNGGEMTLSLADRWILAEFNQTVKAFREALDSYRFDIAAGILYEFTWNQFCDWYLELAKPVMNGGSEAELRGTRNTLITVLEGLLRLAHPIIPFITETIWQRVKVIAGINADTIMLQPFPEFDAAKVDEAASADTEWLKQAIVAVRNIRAEMNIAPGKPLELLLRGCSEAAVRRVTENNTFLKTMARLESITVLPADDKGPVSVTKIIDGAELLIPMAGLIDKDAELARLAKEVAKVDVEIGKIESKLANEGFVARAPEAVIAKERERLVAFADAKTKLIEQQAVIAAL
- the holC gene encoding DNA polymerase III subunit chi; translated protein: MKNATFYLLDNDTHQDGLSAVEQLVCEIAAERWRAGKRVLIACEDEQQAIRLDEALWARPPESFVPHNLSGEGPRGGAPVEIAWPQKRNSSARDILISLRIDFADFATAFTEVVDFVPYEESLKQLARERYKAYRLAGFNLNTATWK
- the pepA gene encoding leucyl aminopeptidase, which encodes MEFSVKSGSPEKQRSACIVVGVFEPRRLSPIAEQLDKISDGYISALLRRGELEGKPGQTLLLHHVPNVLSERILLIGCGKERELDERQYKQVIQKTINTLNDTGSMEAVCFLTELHVKGRNTYWKVRQAVETAKESLYSFDQLKTNKSEPRRPLRKMVFNVPTRRELTSGERAIQHGLAIAAGIKAAKDLGNMPPNICNAAYLASQARQLADAYSKNVITRVIGEQQMKELGMHSYLAVGNGSQNESLMSVIEYKGNPSEDARPIVLVGKGLTFDSGGISIKPAEGMDEMKYDMCGAAAVYGVMRMVAELQLPINVIGVLAGCENMPGGRAYRPGDVLTTMSGQTVEVLNTDAEGRLVLCDVLTYVERFEPEAVIDVATLTGACVIALGHHITGLMSNHNPLAHELIGASEQAGDRAWRLPLGDEYQEQLESNFADMANIGGRPGGAITAGCFLARFTRKYNWAHLDIAGTAWRSGKAKGATGRPVALLSQFLLNRAGFNGEE